Genomic window (Zingiber officinale cultivar Zhangliang chromosome 2B, Zo_v1.1, whole genome shotgun sequence):
TAGCTCGATTTCGCTGGTCCAACATTCGTGACCGTCCGAGTCACTTTGGCCACAGCCCCGCCTTTGGGGGCCAGCAAAATCGACGGGTAGTTGAGCTCCTCTTCTGCCACTCTCTTTGAGCAGTCCACGACTGTGCGTGCTATATTTCTTGCGCCATCTTTGCCGAATTTGTCGCAGATGTAGGAGACGTAGTCATCGTCGGTGATGTTGTAAATAAGACCCGGATTAGTAGCTTTGTTAGGGTTGATGTGTCCTGCACCCTTGACAAAATAGGGTGCCAACTCAAGTAACTCATCAGAGACGTCGGTGTCTGCCGTGGTGATGATCGCCGACCTGATAGCTGCCGGCGACCAAGTAGGATGTGCGGCCTTTAAGAGCGCGGCGACACCGCTGAGGTGAGGCGTTGCCATGGACGTGCCAGATATAATATAGTATTGATCTGGAGTGTCTCTTGAATGAATATAGGCTGCGAAGATGTTAAGGCCAGGGCCGGAGATGTCTGGTTTGAGGATTCCCGGCGTTGCTTGAGACGGCCCACGGGAGGAGAAGAAAGCCACGACAGGGGCAGGGGATACGCCGAGAACTGTCCCGTTGAAGACGATTAATGCGGAGGGTTCGGAAGTAGAGTTCAAATACGATATGAGGTGGGAGCCTTCTTGGATAGTGAGCACTACTCCGGGAAAGTTCATCTTCCTGATCGAGATGGTGGCACCCTCTATCTTCGAAGAAATGGAGATCAACGCCCTGGCGCCGTGGGACTTGGCGAACGCCACCACACGTCCAAGATCGCCGCGTCTAACCTCACATACCCAGACGCTGCCCCTGTGGCTATCATCAGGAGGATCGATGTCGCAGGACGGCGACTCAGTGGAATAGTACAGGGGAAGAGAGCTTTTAGGGAAGTTTCTAGGTTGGTCGAGAGACTCTCCGGGGATCACCTTCCCATTGGGAAGCTTCACGGAGGCCCTGAAGCTTCGATCGACACTGCTTGCAGCCACAGTGAGGATCCACGGTGCCTCGTTGGAGAGGGTGAAGTAGTCAGGTCCATCATTGCCGCCAGCGCAACTGACGAAGATGCCCTTCCTAACCGCCGCGAACGAACCGATGGCAACGACATCTTCGTCAAGAGGCATGGAGCCACCGCCAAGCGAGAGAGAGAGGATGTCAACGCCGTCCTTGACAGCTGCGTCCAACCCTGCGAGGATATCGCCTTCATTGCAGCCTTGGGCGGTGCAGACCTGGTAGATGGCGAGGTGAGCCTGAGGGGCCATTCCGGCAGCCGTGCCTTTGGCGAAGCCGAAATAACTCACGTTTCGGACGAAGTTACCAGCGGCGGTGGCGGAAGTGTGGGTCCCATGGCCGACCTCATCAACGGGAGACCTCTCATCCCCATCGACAATCATTGACCTGGCACCGATGAGCTTGTTGTTACAACCGGTCTCTAGGTTGCATGAGCCCTTCCACGTTGAGGGCGGAGGCGGGACCCCCTCGTCGTCATAGGAAGGGTGGCCGGGCGTCACGCCGGTGTCGAGAACTCCGATGATGACTCCTCTCCCTAGCTTCGAGTCTTTCCACAACCCCTTGCTCCCGACCTTGAGCCCGAGGAAATCCGGCGTGTGGGTGGTCATTACGTGCAGCACTCGGTCGGGGAACGCGCGCAcgaagcctttcttcttccccATCGCCTGCAGCTCTTCCTCCGTCAGCATGGCTGTGAATCCGCTGAATACATCACTGTAGGAGTGCAGTAGCCGCCGATCGACACCAGACGCCTCGACGGCTGGAGGCAGGAAAGATTCGTGCCACCTTTTCAGGCTCCTTTCCGTCAGCGGCTCAATTGGCTCTTCCACTTGAATAATGTAACGGCTcacagaagaagaaggagaggcgaCGGTGGGATTGGAAAAGAAGGCGAGGAGAAAAAAGAGCAGCCATGGTGCAAGATCCATGTCGAGAATCTAAATTGTTATATCTCATGATAATCAAAGATCCTTCTGTACCATATATATGGAGAGCCTTACGCTACTAAATATGGAGACAATGTatgattaaaatataat
Coding sequences:
- the LOC122048049 gene encoding subtilisin-like protease, yielding MDLAPWLLFFLLAFFSNPTVASPSSSVSRYIIQVEEPIEPLTERSLKRWHESFLPPAVEASGVDRRLLHSYSDVFSGFTAMLTEEELQAMGKKKGFVRAFPDRVLHVMTTHTPDFLGLKVGSKGLWKDSKLGRGVIIGVLDTGVTPGHPSYDDEGVPPPPSTWKGSCNLETGCNNKLIGARSMIVDGDERSPVDEVGHGTHTSATAAGNFVRNVSYFGFAKGTAAGMAPQAHLAIYQVCTAQGCNEGDILAGLDAAVKDGVDILSLSLGGGSMPLDEDVVAIGSFAAVRKGIFVSCAGGNDGPDYFTLSNEAPWILTVAASSVDRSFRASVKLPNGKVIPGESLDQPRNFPKSSLPLYYSTESPSCDIDPPDDSHRGSVWVCEVRRGDLGRVVAFAKSHGARALISISSKIEGATISIRKMNFPGVVLTIQEGSHLISYLNSTSEPSALIVFNGTVLGVSPAPVVAFFSSRGPSQATPGILKPDISGPGLNIFAAYIHSRDTPDQYYIISGTSMATPHLSGVAALLKAAHPTWSPAAIRSAIITTADTDVSDELLELAPYFVKGAGHINPNKATNPGLIYNITDDDYVSYICDKFGKDGARNIARTVVDCSKRVAEEELNYPSILLAPKGGAVAKVTRTVTNVGPAKSSYTVSVSISKTAVLTSVTPKTLTFNELNEQKSFTVSAKWGVGGPPTSGNQFVEGKLTWTSDDNKYVVTSPFVVSALECCNASSSLSSSFQIYA